From Solidesulfovibrio carbinoliphilus subsp. oakridgensis, the proteins below share one genomic window:
- the typA gene encoding translational GTPase TypA, with protein sequence MKETTRNEALRNIAIIAHVDHGKTTLVDHMFRQSGLYRQNQEVADRVMDSMDLERERGITIAAKNCAVMWKGVKINIIDTPGHADFGGEVERALSMVDGAVLLVDSSEGPLPQTRFVLKKTLDRGLPVIVVVNKIDRKDARTDEVLNEIYDLFIDLDASEEQLEFPVLFAIGREGLAKESLDAEGKDLAPLFERILSEIPAPSHDPSEPFRMLVSDLGYSEFLGRLAVGRVISGTARINQTLVCIDESDVGKPLRVSKLQVYQGPSLTETEEAEAGDIIVLSGVEEVTIGDTICTAAAPKALPRIHVDEPTVAMRFAINSSPFAGREGKFVQSAKLRERLYKETLRNVAVQVEETEDKDSFTVKGRGEFQMAILVETMRREGFELSVGRPEVIFKTEGGVRKEPVEHLSIDCDEAFVGVVTEKLSIRKGRMLNLVNHGSGRVRLEFSIPSRGLIGYRDEFLTDTKGTGIMNSSLDGYEEYRGDFPSRFTGSIVCDREGVGVPYALFNLEPRGRLFITAGEPVYEGMIVGEHNRDNDINVNPCKEKKLTNMRASGKDENVVLSPVLPMTLERALHFVREDEMVEVTPLSIRLRKSVLSAKDRHTLDGARKKDK encoded by the coding sequence ATGAAAGAGACGACCAGAAACGAAGCCCTGCGCAATATCGCCATCATCGCCCACGTCGACCACGGCAAGACCACGCTCGTGGACCATATGTTCCGTCAAAGCGGCCTGTACCGCCAGAACCAGGAAGTGGCGGACCGGGTCATGGACAGCATGGACCTCGAACGGGAACGCGGCATCACCATTGCCGCCAAAAACTGCGCGGTCATGTGGAAGGGGGTCAAGATCAACATCATCGACACCCCGGGCCACGCCGACTTCGGCGGCGAAGTGGAGCGGGCCCTGTCCATGGTCGACGGCGCGGTGCTCCTGGTCGATTCCTCCGAAGGGCCGCTGCCGCAGACCCGGTTCGTGCTCAAAAAAACCCTGGACCGGGGCCTGCCCGTCATTGTCGTGGTCAACAAGATCGACCGCAAGGACGCCCGGACCGACGAAGTCTTAAACGAAATCTACGACCTTTTCATCGACCTGGACGCCTCCGAGGAGCAGCTCGAATTTCCCGTCCTTTTTGCCATCGGCCGCGAAGGCCTGGCCAAGGAGTCTCTGGACGCCGAGGGCAAGGACTTGGCCCCGCTTTTCGAGCGGATTCTCTCCGAAATCCCGGCCCCGTCCCATGATCCGTCCGAGCCGTTTCGCATGCTGGTCTCGGATCTCGGCTATTCCGAATTCCTGGGGCGTCTGGCCGTCGGCCGGGTCATTTCCGGCACGGCCCGCATCAACCAGACCCTGGTATGCATTGACGAGAGCGACGTGGGCAAGCCCCTTCGCGTCTCCAAGCTGCAGGTCTATCAAGGCCCGAGCCTGACCGAAACCGAAGAGGCCGAGGCCGGGGACATCATCGTCCTTTCCGGCGTCGAAGAGGTGACCATCGGCGACACCATCTGCACCGCCGCCGCTCCCAAGGCCTTGCCCCGTATCCACGTGGACGAGCCGACCGTGGCCATGCGCTTTGCCATCAACTCCTCGCCGTTCGCCGGCCGGGAGGGCAAGTTCGTGCAGTCGGCCAAGCTGCGCGAGCGTCTGTACAAGGAAACGTTGCGCAACGTGGCCGTGCAGGTGGAGGAGACCGAGGACAAGGACAGCTTCACGGTCAAGGGACGGGGCGAATTCCAGATGGCGATCCTGGTCGAGACCATGCGCCGGGAAGGCTTCGAACTGTCCGTCGGCCGGCCGGAAGTCATTTTCAAGACCGAAGGCGGCGTGCGCAAGGAGCCGGTCGAGCACCTGTCCATCGACTGCGACGAGGCCTTTGTCGGGGTTGTCACCGAGAAGCTCTCCATCCGCAAAGGCCGGATGCTGAACCTGGTCAACCACGGTTCTGGCCGGGTGCGGCTGGAATTTTCCATCCCGTCGCGGGGCCTTATCGGCTACCGGGACGAATTTCTGACCGACACCAAGGGCACGGGCATCATGAACTCGTCCCTGGACGGGTATGAGGAGTACCGCGGCGACTTCCCGAGCCGGTTCACCGGGTCCATCGTCTGCGACCGCGAGGGGGTGGGCGTACCCTATGCGCTTTTCAACCTCGAGCCGCGCGGTCGGCTTTTCATCACGGCCGGCGAGCCGGTCTACGAGGGCATGATCGTTGGCGAGCACAACCGGGACAACGACATCAACGTCAACCCGTGCAAGGAAAAGAAACTGACCAACATGCGCGCCTCGGGCAAGGACGAAAACGTCGTTCTCTCGCCCGTGCTGCCCATGACGCTCGAACGCGCCCTGCACTTCGTGCGCGAGGACGAGATGGTGGAGGTCACGCCCCTGTCCATCCGACTGCGCAAGTCCGTGCTGTCGGCCAAGGATCGCCACACCCTCGACGGGGCCAGAAAGAAAGACAAGTAG
- a CDS encoding nitroreductase family protein — protein MTLFRIGEKCRGCGLCAAACPASLVRQKAPGERPVPLAGREAHCIRCGHCAAVCPSGSFAHTLLDGRDFEPIRRKDLPTPASLRHLLMARRSCRTYDAKPLAREKILNLIEAVRHAPTGHNTRQVGYVVVDGPDRMDEARRGVLEWINLEVAAGSARAAELHLAGAARAAERGKDVIFRGAPHVVVVHAPAEGITPVLDAAIACSWLEIAAAAGGYGACWCGYLIFALAAYPPLGERLGIPAGHRGHAALLLGRPASRPVSIPPRGMPEVKFF, from the coding sequence ATGACCCTTTTCCGCATAGGCGAGAAATGCCGTGGCTGTGGCCTGTGCGCGGCCGCCTGCCCGGCCAGCCTGGTGCGCCAGAAGGCTCCCGGCGAACGTCCGGTTCCCCTGGCCGGCCGTGAGGCCCACTGCATCCGGTGCGGCCACTGCGCAGCCGTCTGTCCGTCCGGCTCTTTTGCCCACACCCTGCTCGACGGCCGGGATTTCGAACCGATTCGGCGAAAGGACCTGCCCACCCCGGCCTCCCTGCGCCACCTCCTCATGGCCCGCCGCTCCTGCCGCACCTATGATGCGAAGCCCTTGGCGCGCGAGAAGATTCTCAACCTGATCGAAGCCGTGCGCCACGCCCCGACCGGGCACAACACCCGTCAGGTCGGCTATGTGGTGGTGGACGGACCGGACCGGATGGACGAGGCACGCCGGGGCGTGCTGGAGTGGATCAATCTGGAGGTCGCGGCCGGCTCGGCCCGGGCGGCCGAACTGCATTTGGCCGGAGCGGCCCGGGCGGCCGAGCGGGGCAAGGACGTGATTTTTCGCGGCGCGCCCCACGTGGTGGTGGTTCATGCCCCGGCCGAGGGCATAACGCCGGTCCTCGACGCGGCCATCGCCTGCTCCTGGCTCGAAATCGCGGCCGCAGCCGGCGGCTATGGGGCCTGCTGGTGCGGCTACCTCATTTTCGCCCTGGCCGCCTATCCGCCGCTTGGCGAACGCCTCGGCATCCCGGCCGGCCACCGGGGCCACGCCGCCTTGCTCCTCGGCCGTCCGGCCTCCCGCCCGGTATCGATCCCGCCGCGCGGCATGCCGGAGGTGAAGTTTTTTTAA
- a CDS encoding PAS domain-containing sensor histidine kinase: MKVPAKAPAGPGPDRDDRRARLLGFGEHSVSKSYYPELKRRLEELERFRSLLDQTGEAIFLVDGRTGRITDAAGAAGTMLRQDRQALVGRLFEELLPQEAVDHLRGLFSGDFAAGRIETVLGRPGVRGGVSPSVEVTFRLASGEEGPIAIIVARDVTERKKNEQALKRAEEKYRGIVENAAEGIFQSSLDGRLISANPAMASLLGYASTRELMRRIKNVVDQIVTHPEDRQRIRSELTRYDQVKNLEVQMTTKTGNTIWGLINARRIRDAAGEPERFDGSLQDVTVRKKAEQTLLRYHDELETRVAERTAELTRINERLTHEVTIRKRAEEAAEAANRAKSDFLSMVSHEIRTPLTSVLGFAVIIEKRLEQLFLPLLDRDPRRRRQAEQVMENLGIIVSEGERLKHLINDVLDLAKLEAGKMAFKQERVDPAEVVRHVMSASVGLLSSHKKVSLDTRIEGRLPEVLGDRDRLIQVLVNLVSNALKFTERGSVTCRARTEGHYIVVDVTDTGIGIPESEQHKVFEKFNQIGATLTNKPKGTGLGLAICKHIVESHGGRIFYVSKPGSGSTFTFTLPIA; this comes from the coding sequence ATGAAAGTGCCTGCGAAAGCCCCAGCCGGCCCCGGTCCTGACCGGGACGACCGCCGGGCCAGGCTGCTCGGGTTCGGCGAACACTCGGTCAGCAAGAGCTATTATCCGGAGCTCAAACGCCGCCTCGAGGAACTGGAGCGGTTCCGGTCGCTCCTTGACCAGACCGGCGAGGCCATTTTCCTGGTCGACGGCCGCACCGGCCGCATCACCGACGCCGCCGGCGCGGCCGGCACCATGCTGCGCCAGGACCGGCAGGCCCTGGTCGGCCGCCTGTTCGAGGAACTCCTGCCCCAGGAGGCGGTGGACCACCTGCGCGGCCTTTTTTCCGGGGACTTCGCGGCCGGCCGCATCGAAACCGTGCTCGGCCGTCCGGGCGTCAGGGGCGGCGTCAGCCCGTCGGTGGAGGTGACCTTCCGCCTGGCCAGCGGCGAGGAAGGCCCTATCGCCATCATCGTGGCCCGGGACGTGACCGAGCGCAAAAAAAACGAACAGGCCCTCAAACGGGCCGAGGAGAAATACCGGGGCATCGTGGAGAACGCCGCGGAAGGCATTTTCCAGAGCTCGCTCGACGGCCGGCTCATCAGCGCCAACCCGGCCATGGCCTCGCTGCTCGGCTATGCCTCGACCCGCGAGCTCATGCGCCGCATCAAAAACGTGGTGGACCAGATCGTGACCCACCCCGAGGACCGCCAGCGCATCCGGTCGGAACTGACCCGCTACGACCAGGTGAAAAACCTGGAAGTGCAGATGACGACCAAAACCGGAAACACCATCTGGGGCCTCATCAACGCCCGCCGCATCCGCGACGCCGCCGGCGAACCCGAGCGTTTCGACGGGTCGCTCCAGGACGTGACCGTGCGCAAGAAGGCGGAGCAGACGCTCTTGCGCTACCACGACGAGCTCGAAACCAGGGTTGCCGAGCGCACGGCCGAACTGACCCGCATCAACGAACGGCTCACCCACGAGGTGACCATCCGCAAGCGGGCGGAAGAGGCGGCCGAAGCGGCCAACCGGGCCAAGTCCGATTTTCTGTCCATGGTTTCCCACGAAATCCGTACCCCGCTCACCTCGGTCCTCGGATTTGCCGTGATCATCGAAAAGCGCCTGGAACAACTTTTCCTGCCGCTCCTCGACAGGGACCCGCGCCGTCGCCGCCAGGCCGAGCAGGTCATGGAGAACCTCGGCATCATCGTCTCCGAGGGCGAACGGCTCAAGCACCTCATCAACGACGTCCTGGACCTGGCCAAGCTCGAGGCCGGCAAGATGGCCTTCAAGCAAGAGCGTGTGGACCCGGCCGAAGTGGTGCGCCACGTCATGTCCGCCTCGGTGGGCCTGCTTTCCAGCCACAAGAAGGTGTCGCTCGACACCCGCATCGAAGGCCGGCTGCCGGAGGTGCTCGGCGACCGGGACCGGCTCATCCAGGTCCTGGTCAACCTGGTCTCCAATGCCCTCAAATTCACCGAACGCGGCTCGGTCACCTGCCGGGCCCGGACGGAAGGGCATTACATCGTCGTCGACGTGACCGACACGGGCATCGGCATCCCGGAAAGCGAGCAGCACAAGGTATTTGAAAAATTCAACCAGATCGGCGCCACCCTGACCAACAAGCCCAAGGGCACGGGACTTGGGCTTGCCATCTGCAAACATATCGTCGAGTCACACGGCGGCCGCATATTTTACGTATCAAAGCCCGGGTCGGGCAGCACCTTCACGTTCACCCTGCCGATTGCCTAA
- a CDS encoding LL-diaminopimelate aminotransferase, translating into MIEFPMADRLAALPPYLFAEIDRVKAQVRARGVDIISLGIGDPDMPTPEFIVEALAASAKKPENHQYPDYVGLLSFRTAVADWYKTRFGVALDPATEVVSLIGSKEGIAHFPLAYVNPSDLVLVCPPNYPVYPVATGFCGGTVKNLPLLEENDYLPDLDAVTDAEWARAKMIFVNYPNNPTAATAPRSFYEKLIKKARESKTIVVSDAAYTEMYYDPTDKPLSIFEIEGAKDVAIEFHSLSKTYNMTGWRIGMAVGNAQLVKGLGKIKENVDSGIFQAVQEAGIAALVHGEPYAEKFRAVYKERRDVAVAALARMGIACRTPKASFYLWCKVPAGQTSAAFVTKVLEQTGVVVTPGNGFGAPGEGYFRIAMTVPVARMEEALSRIAKL; encoded by the coding sequence ATGATCGAATTTCCCATGGCCGACCGCCTGGCCGCCCTGCCGCCGTACCTTTTCGCCGAAATCGACCGGGTCAAGGCCCAAGTCCGGGCCCGGGGCGTGGATATCATCTCGCTTGGCATCGGCGACCCCGACATGCCGACGCCCGAATTCATCGTCGAAGCCCTGGCCGCCTCGGCCAAAAAGCCGGAGAACCACCAGTACCCGGATTACGTCGGTCTCTTGTCCTTTCGCACGGCCGTGGCCGACTGGTACAAGACCCGGTTCGGCGTGGCGCTCGATCCGGCCACCGAGGTGGTGAGCCTCATCGGCTCCAAGGAAGGGATCGCCCATTTCCCGCTGGCCTACGTCAACCCCAGCGATCTGGTCCTGGTCTGTCCGCCGAACTATCCGGTCTATCCCGTGGCCACCGGCTTTTGCGGCGGCACCGTGAAAAACCTGCCGCTTCTCGAGGAAAACGACTACCTGCCCGACCTCGACGCCGTGACCGACGCCGAATGGGCCCGGGCCAAAATGATTTTCGTCAATTATCCCAACAATCCGACCGCCGCCACCGCACCGCGTTCCTTTTACGAGAAGCTGATCAAAAAGGCCCGCGAGTCGAAGACCATTGTCGTGTCCGACGCCGCCTACACGGAGATGTACTACGATCCCACCGACAAACCGCTGTCGATCTTCGAGATCGAGGGAGCGAAAGACGTGGCCATCGAGTTCCACTCCCTGTCCAAGACCTACAACATGACCGGCTGGCGCATCGGCATGGCCGTGGGCAACGCCCAGCTCGTCAAGGGACTCGGCAAGATCAAGGAAAACGTGGATTCCGGCATCTTCCAGGCCGTGCAGGAGGCGGGCATCGCTGCCCTGGTCCACGGCGAGCCCTATGCCGAGAAGTTTCGGGCCGTGTACAAGGAGCGCCGGGACGTGGCCGTGGCCGCCCTGGCCAGGATGGGCATTGCCTGTCGCACGCCCAAGGCTTCGTTCTACCTCTGGTGCAAGGTCCCGGCCGGCCAGACTTCGGCCGCCTTCGTCACCAAGGTGCTGGAGCAGACCGGCGTGGTCGTGACCCCGGGCAACGGCTTCGGCGCGCCCGGGGAAGGCTATTTCCGCATCGCCATGACCGTGCCCGTGGCCCGGATGGAGGAGGCGCTGTCACGGATCGCCAAGCTGTAA
- the tgt gene encoding tRNA guanosine(34) transglycosylase Tgt, whose amino-acid sequence MNVPGTFTLGPGDGNARTGCLTTAHGDVETPIFMPVGTQGTVKSLCPTDLHDLKAQIILGNTYHLYLRPGDELVAKLGGLHRFMGWDGPILTDSGGFQVFSLSGLRQIAEEGVTFSSHIDGSRHLFSPEKVIAIQQNLGSDIMMVLDECVPYGADRAYTEKSLALTTRWARRCRQAHPGGHRGQLLFGIVQGGFFKDLRAESAAQLLEIGFDGYALGGLSVGESREEMYDILGDATPLLPADRPRYLMGVGAPRDLLAGMAAGIDMFDCVLPTRNARNGTLFTFQGKVNIKRAEYREDDTPLDPTCPCYACQTFSKAYLRHLYVARELLSYRLNTLHNLTFFSIMMERARQAIRDGRFAAFRAEMEAVYPTDEEQTEE is encoded by the coding sequence ATGAACGTACCAGGAACTTTTACCCTCGGCCCGGGCGACGGCAATGCCAGAACCGGATGCCTGACGACCGCCCATGGCGACGTCGAAACCCCGATCTTCATGCCCGTCGGCACCCAGGGCACGGTCAAAAGCCTGTGCCCGACCGACCTCCACGACCTCAAGGCCCAGATCATCCTCGGCAACACCTATCACCTGTACCTGCGCCCTGGCGACGAGCTGGTGGCCAAACTCGGCGGGCTCCACCGCTTCATGGGCTGGGACGGGCCGATCCTGACCGATTCCGGCGGGTTTCAGGTCTTTAGCCTGTCGGGCCTGCGCCAGATCGCGGAGGAAGGCGTGACGTTTTCCTCGCACATCGACGGGTCGCGCCATCTCTTTTCCCCGGAAAAGGTCATCGCCATCCAGCAGAACCTGGGTTCCGACATCATGATGGTCCTGGACGAATGCGTGCCCTACGGCGCGGACCGGGCCTACACGGAGAAATCGTTGGCCCTGACCACCCGCTGGGCCAGACGGTGCCGGCAGGCCCATCCGGGCGGCCACCGGGGCCAGCTCCTTTTCGGCATCGTCCAGGGCGGCTTTTTCAAGGACCTGCGGGCCGAAAGCGCGGCCCAGCTCCTGGAGATCGGCTTTGACGGCTACGCCCTGGGCGGCCTTTCCGTGGGCGAGAGCCGCGAGGAGATGTACGACATCCTGGGCGACGCCACTCCCCTGCTCCCGGCCGACCGGCCCCGCTACCTGATGGGGGTCGGCGCGCCGCGCGACCTGCTCGCCGGCATGGCCGCCGGCATAGACATGTTCGACTGCGTCCTGCCGACCCGAAATGCCCGAAACGGCACCCTTTTCACCTTCCAGGGCAAGGTCAACATCAAGCGGGCCGAATACCGCGAGGACGACACCCCGCTCGATCCGACCTGCCCCTGCTACGCCTGCCAGACTTTTTCCAAAGCCTACCTGCGCCACCTCTACGTGGCCCGGGAGCTTTTGTCCTACCGACTCAACACCCTGCACAATTTGACTTTTTTTTCCATCATGATGGAGCGGGCCAGGCAGGCCATCCGCGACGGCCGCTTCGCCGCCTTCCGGGCCGAGATGGAAGCCGTGTACCCGACAGACGAAGAGCAGACCGAAGAATAG
- the folK gene encoding 2-amino-4-hydroxy-6-hydroxymethyldihydropteridine diphosphokinase, translating to MGLGSNQGDRESWLALARERLAALPGVALAAQSPIYETEPWGDPDQPQFLNQVVALGLDPREWPARRLLAALQAIETDLGRVRSERRFGPRTLDLDILAYGNERLEEPDLVVPHPRLRERAFVLVPLADIAPDLELADGQGGSVRQALGKIPFKIAGNTLQTPR from the coding sequence ATCGGCCTCGGCTCCAACCAAGGCGACCGGGAATCCTGGCTGGCTTTGGCCCGGGAGCGTCTGGCGGCGCTCCCGGGGGTGGCGCTTGCGGCGCAAAGTCCCATCTACGAGACCGAGCCCTGGGGCGACCCGGACCAGCCGCAGTTCCTGAACCAGGTCGTGGCCCTCGGCCTCGACCCGAGGGAGTGGCCGGCCAGACGGCTCCTGGCCGCCTTGCAGGCCATCGAGACGGACCTTGGCCGGGTGCGGAGTGAGCGGCGTTTCGGCCCCCGGACCCTGGACCTGGACATCCTGGCCTACGGCAACGAGCGCCTCGAGGAGCCGGACCTGGTCGTGCCGCACCCGAGGCTCCGGGAGCGGGCCTTTGTCCTGGTGCCGCTGGCCGATATCGCCCCGGACCTGGAGCTGGCGGACGGACAGGGCGGCAGCGTGAGACAGGCCCTTGGGAAAATCCCTTTCAAAATTGCCGGCAATACGCTACAGACACCGCGTTGA
- the xerD gene encoding site-specific tyrosine recombinase XerD, producing the protein MMTIDTASPPPSHPWVDRYLEHLIVAKGLAEHSIAAYSTDITSFLIFLNSHAAALETVTDDTLFLYLMHLRTRGLQSRSLARHLSALRGFFAFAAAEKWLPESPAALIENPKLPRLLPDVLSREDVARLLDAPDTATPLGYRDRTMLELLYAAGLRVSELVGLTLGDYDAQAGLLRVFGKGAKERLTPIHALAREFLSTYILTMRGAFHPREQFIFLNRSGQGLSRQAVWKKIKAHALAAGVSTRISPHSLRHSFATHLLEGGADLRTVQMLLGHADISATEIYTHVQAGRLLAVHRAHHPRSRAPGKS; encoded by the coding sequence ATGATGACCATCGACACCGCCTCCCCCCCTCCTTCCCACCCCTGGGTGGACCGCTACCTGGAGCACCTGATCGTGGCCAAGGGGCTGGCCGAGCATTCCATCGCCGCCTATTCGACGGACATCACAAGCTTTTTGATTTTCTTAAACAGTCACGCCGCCGCCCTCGAAACCGTTACCGACGACACTCTTTTCCTTTATCTCATGCACCTGCGCACCCGCGGCCTTCAGAGCCGGTCCCTGGCCCGGCATCTCTCCGCCCTGCGCGGTTTTTTCGCCTTTGCCGCGGCCGAAAAGTGGCTGCCCGAGTCCCCGGCCGCGCTCATTGAAAATCCCAAGCTGCCGCGCTTGCTCCCCGACGTCCTGTCCCGGGAGGACGTGGCCAGGCTCCTGGACGCGCCGGACACCGCCACGCCCCTCGGCTACCGGGACCGGACCATGCTCGAACTCCTCTACGCCGCCGGCCTGCGGGTGTCGGAACTGGTCGGCCTGACTCTTGGCGACTACGACGCCCAGGCCGGCCTGCTCCGCGTCTTCGGCAAGGGGGCCAAGGAGCGGCTGACCCCGATTCACGCCCTGGCCCGGGAGTTTCTTTCCACCTATATCCTGACCATGCGCGGCGCGTTTCATCCCCGGGAGCAGTTCATTTTCTTAAACCGCTCCGGCCAGGGCCTCAGCCGCCAGGCTGTCTGGAAAAAAATCAAGGCCCACGCCCTGGCCGCCGGGGTGTCCACCCGAATTTCGCCCCACAGCCTGCGCCACTCCTTCGCCACCCATCTGCTCGAGGGCGGGGCGGACCTGCGCACCGTCCAGATGCTGCTCGGCCACGCCGACATCAGCGCCACCGAAATCTACACCCATGTCCAGGCCGGCCGACTTTTGGCCGTACACCGCGCCCACCACCCCCGGTCCCGCGCCCCTGGCAAAAGTTAA
- the ade gene encoding adenine deaminase, translated as MPESESLDTIRRRLAAGRGDEPADLLLRNARVLNVLSGEIHPANVAVAEGVVVGFDGREAHTVVEADGRFLCPGLIDGHIHIESTLLSPPVFARAVAPHGTCAVVSDPHEIANVLGLTGIEYMLACSRDLPVTCYFMMPSCVPATDMATSGARLGAAEVAAMLARYPDRILGLAEVMNYPGVVNGDEDMLRKLRAARGRVIDGHAPGLTGRALDAYVTAGPGSDHECTELDEAREKLRRGLHIMIRQGSTEKNLDALIALVTPENAGRFSLVSDDRDPVDLSREGHLNALVRMAVERGVPPLRAVAMASINPARYFGLRRRGAVAPGYRADFMLINDLESFDITDVYLAGRHLDEWEFADRSCLTPPRAMRVGGELAEASLAVPAATSRIRVIGMVPGQIVTEHLTWDATVRDGLAVADPSRDLAKLAVIERHKATGNVGLGFVSGLKLRRGAIAGTVAHDAHNIIMAGVNDADMVLAARTLMVSGGGFAVVADGRVLAQVRLPVAGLMSDAPLEVVTRELAGLTAAYRQVSGGVVLAHPFMAMSFLSLEVIPALKLTDKGLFDVAAFSPVSLFV; from the coding sequence ATGCCCGAATCCGAGAGCCTGGATACCATCCGGCGGCGACTGGCCGCCGGACGCGGCGACGAGCCGGCCGATCTGCTCCTCCGAAACGCCCGGGTCCTAAACGTCCTTTCCGGCGAGATCCACCCGGCCAATGTGGCCGTGGCCGAAGGGGTGGTGGTCGGGTTCGACGGCCGGGAGGCGCACACCGTGGTCGAGGCGGACGGGCGGTTTTTGTGTCCGGGCCTGATCGACGGCCATATCCACATCGAATCCACGCTTCTTTCCCCGCCGGTCTTCGCCCGGGCCGTGGCTCCCCACGGCACCTGCGCCGTGGTTTCAGACCCCCACGAGATCGCCAACGTCCTGGGGCTTACCGGCATCGAATACATGCTGGCCTGCAGCCGTGACCTGCCCGTGACCTGCTATTTCATGATGCCTTCCTGCGTGCCGGCAACGGACATGGCCACGTCCGGGGCCAGGCTCGGGGCGGCGGAAGTGGCCGCCATGCTGGCCCGGTATCCGGACCGGATCCTGGGATTGGCCGAGGTCATGAACTATCCCGGGGTAGTCAATGGCGACGAGGACATGCTGCGAAAGCTTCGGGCCGCCCGGGGGCGGGTCATCGACGGCCATGCCCCGGGTCTGACGGGCCGGGCCCTCGACGCCTACGTCACGGCCGGGCCGGGCTCGGACCACGAGTGCACCGAACTGGACGAAGCCCGGGAGAAGTTGCGGCGGGGCCTGCACATCATGATCCGGCAGGGCAGCACGGAAAAAAACCTGGACGCGCTCATCGCGCTGGTGACGCCGGAAAATGCGGGCCGGTTTTCCCTGGTCAGCGACGACCGGGACCCGGTGGACCTGAGCCGGGAAGGGCACTTAAACGCCCTGGTGCGGATGGCTGTCGAGCGGGGCGTGCCGCCGCTTCGGGCCGTGGCCATGGCCTCCATCAACCCGGCCCGGTATTTCGGCCTCAGGAGAAGGGGGGCCGTGGCTCCGGGCTACCGGGCCGACTTCATGCTGATAAATGACCTTGAATCATTTGATATTACAGATGTTTATCTGGCTGGCCGGCATCTGGACGAGTGGGAGTTCGCGGACCGCTCCTGTCTGACGCCGCCCCGGGCCATGCGGGTCGGCGGGGAACTGGCCGAAGCGAGTCTGGCCGTGCCGGCCGCGACGTCCCGCATCCGGGTCATCGGCATGGTGCCGGGCCAGATCGTCACCGAGCACCTCACCTGGGACGCGACAGTCCGGGACGGCCTGGCCGTGGCTGATCCAAGCCGCGATCTGGCCAAGCTGGCCGTCATCGAGCGGCACAAGGCCACGGGCAACGTGGGGCTTGGTTTCGTCTCGGGGCTTAAGCTCCGGCGCGGGGCCATTGCCGGCACGGTTGCCCACGACGCCCATAACATCATCATGGCCGGAGTCAACGACGCGGACATGGTGCTGGCCGCCCGGACACTCATGGTGTCCGGTGGCGGGTTCGCGGTGGTTGCCGACGGCAGGGTCCTGGCCCAGGTCCGTTTGCCCGTGGCCGGGCTCATGAGCGACGCGCCGCTTGAGGTGGTGACCCGGGAGCTTGCCGGTTTGACGGCGGCGTATCGGCAAGTCTCGGGCGGCGTGGTCCTGGCCCATCCGTTCATGGCCATGTCGTTTCTGTCCCTGGAGGTGATTCCGGCGCTCAAGCTCACGGACAAGGGGCTCTTTGACGTGGCCGCGTTTTCGCCGGTGTCGCTGTTCGTGTAG